ATTTATTTCCTAGCCGCAATCGATAACCGAGGGATGGATCTTGAAGAGATTCGACGAAAATCGTATCAGCATCTTCCCGACTCCATCCATTTACTAAACGTACTTCCTATTTTATCCCCTCGTTAAAAACTTTATTACAACGAGTAAAAACGTGAATAGGCTGAACGTCAGGAGGGAACAAAATTCTCGTTCGCAGATGTGCTTCTAATATCATAAAGAGCTTCGTTAGCCTCTGCCTACGAAAAGATACGAGTATCATCAAGCGCCATTCGAATAAAAGTTTCAGTTTCATCTGCTCCGAAGTCATAGAAAAAGCCTCCTCCgcttctcctcctccccctcgtCTACATTCTATCCTCGACCGAGAGAGTACCTTGATGCTCGGCATCGTAGATACTCGCGTCCTAAGTATGGAGCGAGATCGTTCGCGCTGTGTCGGTAATTAGCTAAGATTCCGAATGGAAACGCCAAGCAATTTCAACCAATTAGAAGGACAAACGCGCATCGGGCTAGGGTATACTGTTTCATGCATTATGGAATGGCGTTGCATCGGCCGACACCGGAGCTAATTCCGGTCGTTTGATAATACGAGCAGTGCTTTCGAAAGAAGGGCTACGAATTCGAGCGGATTCTCGTAAATGTCTCTGCTAATAAGTAATCCGAGCTATCCGTGTACATAAAAGGGTATCTCTCCTCGATAAGGAGACGTCGGATTAAAGGGCCAAGCTTAGATCCcttttcgaacgataaattCCTCCATCTTTTTGCACGAAaccgtatttctttttccgacGGTGGCTATTCGTCGATCTGCCTAGACGAAATCAACTTACgaccttttatatatatatatatatatatattttttttaattaaagaagtACATCGGTAAATAGACAGCATATACATTTTCTAGTAGGTACAAGCTGAAGCGTTAAGTGACTCGGGTAATCCGTCAACGGCGCGTGAGAGcgagaatttaaaaaagatcctACGGTTACGCGTTTCTATTGTGTAACTCGCGCTTACACAGATTACTTACATACCTACCTATGTAcgaacgtattaaaaaatcatcgaCGTATTATGCAACGTGaaaacgattcgaaagaaaaagcagacgATTACAAGGATGACGGGTATAGAGATAAGACGCTTcgtatttatgatatttcacGCTAAACAAGGAGCGTGGAACGTTAATCGATCCAATCGTTTCTCACGGCTTATCGAAGGTATTTCTCGAAAATGATCAAGGATCGGAATATATCGTATCTATGGAAGAGttacgtagatatatgtagCGCGTGTAtgatcgatgataaataatagGTCTCACCGGAAACTGGAGCAAGGATGGATGACCCAGTGACCCGCCGCCTTTTGCCTGATCCTTTCCTTCATAAGTGCCTTCTTGCTGCCGAAGAGTTTCATCGCAAGCTTGTTATCCGTCGGCTGAAAGAGGGCTTGAAGTTGATTCTTAAGGAAGCTCTGTTTAACCTCCTGGCCCGGGAGGCCCGGGCCCGGTTCCTCTTTCGGCGTCCCATAGAGGGACACGTCGTCCACTCCGAAGTGGACTTTTCCGCTGCCTTTGTAATTCATCTCGTTGCCTGCAAAGTAGAAACCAAAGGAAACatcgtttatcgtttaatcttgatatttctttttatccgaaGGATGGTAAACTTACGAGAAATGAAAACGTTCCCGGGCGAAATAGACTCGGACTCTAAGGGACTGTTTTTATCGTTGGACAACAACGGCGTTCTCTGTCCCTCTAAAACGAAACTCTGGCTATCGACGAACTTTGAAAAATCCTCCAtagtttcctctctctttctctctctctctctctctatttctctctctctatctcggtCTTTGCTCTTTGCGAGCGAGCGTCGAAGGAGAAGACTCGAACAAACTGAGAATCGAAGACGTACCGAAACTCGACTGAAGGAGGCAAAGAGGACAGCAGCgaataagaagaggaggaaggagacgaaagagaagaggacgagtgaaagagaaagaagaggaacatAATCACTGACCGGTTCTATCGAGAACTATGCTTCGCCTTCTACTTATTTATCTTGCGCGTCAAGCTCATGCAAATCTCAAGTTGGAATATATCGTGCCTTTTTCCTCGCCCTTGCGTGACATTCGCgatcgaaggaagaagacTACGGCCGCCCGTACAAAGATTATCTCGCGTGACGCGTCGAGGATGTGCGTTCGACGACGAATGACCGAGACCGAATGGAAGGATAATATACACGTAGCTCAAAGTTACAtgttcgtattatatattgtagtaTGCCTGCGTATAGATATGGGTATATAAAttctgtatataatattatatatgtatgttccgGAACCGGCTTCAAACGTGGCATCATTCCCTCGCTATCGTATCCTCATTCCTCGTCGAACTTTTATCGTCGCGCTACGGTGCTCTCACGTGAGATACTTTTGAAACGATTCGTTGActttgtatttacatatatatatatgtatgtatatacgtatgcgtgtacgtatgtatatacgcacacctatctacatatgtatgaacGTAGACAAACTTTCGAATACCATCCAGCGGATAAAATTTTCCGATTGCCTATTTTTTACTGTAAGCAACACTTCTCTGTGTCATTCTGTCCGGTCATTAATTCACGCATTTGCCTTTATCTTGTACCTCGATCTATGCAaacaagatataaatatataaccaCTGCTTCTACCGTCGAACGTTGCGGAATCGAAAtgacgatagaaagagagaaggagagatactTAATAAGCTCCTCTAATCGTTCCGCGATTTCGCTTGGCAACGTCGAGAGAGACGAAGCAATACGATAATGTAtacaatatcaataaatatgcAACTGCGACGATAgcttctttatatttcacgAGCCGATAATAGGCTCGTTACGCGCGTTAGCCGAACGACCGATTTAAAGTTTCACGCTCGCTCGAGCAcgtcgatatatatgtacatatataccctCTCGATTACTCTCTACCTACTTTACTCCGCCTAATACGTTATGGGAATCCTCgtgaaaagggaagaaagaaagaaaaaaaaaagtgtgttACGAATAGAAATTGTAAAATCAGGGATAGAGGAGGTCGGTCACCTGTATCGCCCAAGAAGTCAGTGATGAGCAGCGCCTCGTCGTCTAAAGCGGTGACGAGACTGTCTGTACAGGTGTTGGTGTTCTCGATGCTAATCTTGATGCTGTCATCTTTGTTGAGTCTCGGATGATTGTTCGCGGCGGGGTTGTTACCGGCGTGgcagttgttgttgttattgtggttgttgttgttgttgttgttgttgttgttattgttgttgttgttgttgttgttgttgttattattattgttgttgtagtTATTGGCGGTCTGCTGCTGACCGAGGTGGTGATGAGGCGAACGTACGGATTCTGTGCTACTGGTGTGTAAACTGATCCCGGTGGTAGCTCTTCCATTTACCAATCGTAGACTCGGTGCACGTCGGCCGCCGACACTGCCACCGCCGCCACCTCCTCCGCcacctccccctcctcctcctccacctccgccaccaccaccaccggtAGTGCTACTCACGGAACGGCCACCGACTCCACCTccaccgccgccaccaccaccttcGCCTTCCCTGAAACGCATAATCGACGTACAAATAATTAGTCGATAAAGAGATATCGTCGATATCACTCCCGATCAACGATAGATGCGAGCAAAGCGCGACCAAACGATATTCGACGGTCTTATCGCTAACGATATTTCTAACAAAACGCGAAACagtcttccttttcctcctttacttcttttctttcttttatttcacaaGTAGACGGCCAGCCGGATGGATAGATATGCGCGTTCGTTAAATCGACACGACCCGGcataattatcaaattttacgagtagcttctgtttctttctttttttttcaaatatgtgTACGCTTCAATACTATTCACGCTTGCTGCACGACCTACGCATTTGCATAATGATGGATGATGCATCCGAATGAATAGGAGTACGTTATAcgtttctttatatttgtttGACGCGAACGAGAGACGTTTTcggtagaaaaaggaaaaagtaaataagagagagagagagagagagagagagagagagacaaggaaacgtagaagaggaggaggaagaggaagaagaatgaaaagggagaagaaaaaaagagaaaaaggaaagaaagaaaaaggagtgcTGGCGTCTTCGAAGCGCTCTGCCACTTCGTGACGTGCGGGGGAAAAAGTCGCGTGGGAGTAGGACACTAACACACAGGTATACGCGATGCAAGCACGTGCATGAGGAGGCGACAGGATAATATACGTTTAAgtgataatatacatttaaatgcCCGATGATATCTATAGCTGGAACGTGTGTCATCGCGAAAATAAGGGCTCGATCGACCGACCGTTTGGTCGTCTTTACGAAAGTCTTAGGATTGATCATCGaaggtctctctctttcactctctctctctctctctctctctctctctctctctctcgaacaCATTTCTTCTTCGGCTATCTTCGTGACGTGCCGAACGTTTTCCTCCATtcgtttacgtatatattacgtaGGAAAAGCGTGCAAGATCGATGCTAAGATACCAacgcacgtacgtatgtatgtacgtccgtatacgtacgtatgtatgcgcgCACGTATATATCCATCTACAACTGGAGCCGCACACATCGGcgattgtatataaatttaaagtgTGTGTCCAAAACGTATGTACAACGAATAACCTCTAGCCGGTACTAGAATCTATTTTAAGAAGAAGCTTCCCCACCGGGTGACGCGCTCGTCCAGAGGCAGAAAGCATCCGTGAGTCTTTCTCGTCGAGTGGCTTAGGCCCTCGAAAAACGACGAGCGAgctaggaaaagaaaaaaaaaaaggtgtcAAGGTTCGCTTTCGATTGCTAACTTTTCAATTTGTCGAAGAAGAGAATGGTCTACGAGTAGATTCGACTGGTCCGTCGGCTTTTGCCGAGGTCGTCCGAGGGAGAGTGCAAGGGCGGGAAGAAGAAGGCGGGGCTGCGGAATTCGAGAGCGCAGGGTCGCCAACAGGATCGAGAGAGTTCGACGAGCTGATCTCTCCGCTCGATCGTAACAAAAGCTTCTACGTCGAGATCGATTGCTTGTTTAATCATACaggaaattaaaaggaaaaaaaaaagcaatataGCAAAATAAAAGTGCATTGCctcttaaaattttattttcaacgcgAATGCGAAAACGTTTACGAGAGTACCGGCCaacaaaaattctctttcggccgataaactttttatttgtgTCCTTTCTCCCCCGCCCCTCCCGTCTCCTTCGTCTCTCGAATAATAAAAGCCGCATCTAAACTAAAgtccttctatcttttttcgttcccGAAATTACTCttgctctttctatctctctatctctctatccatccagccatccattcattcatccatccatccatccatccatccatctttctttcggCTGTAAAGCTTTAATCGACGCGACAAATCTCTGGTTCGTTGATAACCCTCTTTCGCAAGGCAGAAGCAACGAGCCTGTAACTCTACGTATCGTcgcttttcattttcaaaggGAGCAAGAAACAAGCGAGCGTTGCTCATACGACGCAGCTTTAAAGGATTAAATCAGTTTCGCGTGCCAGTCGTGCTTAAAAAACGAGAGACAACCGAACGAAAGTTTCGCTAAACGTAATTggtgtaaaagagagagattgatcCCGATCGATTCACCTAAAGAAGGATCAACGATACGAGGAAAGATTTATATCGACGAATGCGGTAAAGCCGGTTAGCGCAGAGAATGAAGAGATAAACAACGCACTTCGGACATCGATTCATCCGCCTTGacgaatttcaaataattgtaTCGATTACGCCATCCTCTCGCGTATAAATTATCGCTTACGAATATGATCTTGGCACATCTCCTCGTGATGTAATTAATCTGctcgataaatatttcataaactggcgtaaatttttatgaaatacgaTATCACGTCTATTCGCACGCGAAAGACAATAGGTACGTGGAGTAATGCGGATTTgtagggagaaaaaaaaaaccagaaagaaaaaagaaaaaagaaaaagaggaagaaaaaaagcactCTTAAAAGGGGAATTTTAAatgtggaagaaaaaaggaaagactcGGGAGGAAAAATGCGACACGGAATTTGAATTCGCGTTAATACGCTCGACGacttattaatcaaataacaTTGTAAATAACCGTCGACTCCGAGGAACAATAAATTGCAGCTTACGGACGGATAATCACGCGAGTCGACGAAGCATTTAATCTCTCGTTACGTTTACATCGATGACGCAGCTATTTGTTTTTCATCAGGTACGAAATAACAACCGCAGTCTTTGTCGCGTTACTAACGCGACCGAGTATATCATTTGCTAATTGATTAACTATGATTCTACGATCGATACCGGGTAGAAATCGTTGGAAGCGAATATAAGAAAagtggatagatggataagaAGTTTCGCGAGTTTATGAAAAGTATCAATTTAAAATCTCATTAACGCGAAATATCTCGAGGAGATTGAAGAGATTGAGTGGTACTCAAcgaataaaggagaaaaaaaattgtcagaAGGATAAGATAAAACAATGTTACATTAGCCgacgataaagaataaaaatgtgtgAATCGCATCGACGAGCGGCTTATTGAAATGCAGCAATTCGTTTAAATTAGCTACGGTTCGGTGGCTCGCATGGGACGACTACGTTctcgctctccctctctccatctctctttcgttcgacgTCAAATTGGACCGAACGTCGATCGATTaacgtcgtcttcgtcgatAAACGTTAATCATCGTCGATCCGCCGTCGACGTGCGTCTCGAAAAAGCGTTAACTCTtcgagaagagatagaaaaccTAATAACGTTCccattgtttcctttttctacgtACGAAGGAACATAGATTCGATTTGCTCCTTAACAAACGTTGTTACATACGCCACGACCATATTCATTAACTATGCGTGAAATCGCACGTTTTAATCTAAAACAAAGAAGCAGATTCGCCGAAacggattaaaagaaaaacgatgcgATGAAAATTCGCATCGTTTCCAAGATCCTTCTTGCCTTGTTCTCGCGTTCTTGCGAAATTACGTATGCAGCTTCGGATACGCGTGTGCGTAGGTCTGGTTACACATATGCGCAAAAGTACGAGATCGTGCGTTTCGAGTTCTTCCGGCCGAGTATCGTGAATTTTAATTGACACCGTTTGTCGAGAGAATCCAATAAAAAGCAGCTAACACGTATAACTCAACAGCTTTGTGCGCGTAACCGTATCAGTGTGCGTACGCGTACGCGAGAGCGCTTTACGCTCTTTTCTTAAATTCGTCGATTAAAtactcgacgacgacgacgacgacgacgacgacgacgacgacgacgacgagcaaAATTCCTCGCATCTGCGTTTAACCTTCGAGAAGAATGATGCCCATTCGACGAAAGCCgccatttatttttacttccaTTTCTATTCATATATCATCGCGGAACTATTTCGAACTCATTCTCATTCTATAAGAGTACTTTTTCCCTACTTTCGACCCTGACTGTAAGAAATGATACGtgtgtcctctctctctctctctctctctctcgctctctatactatctctctcctccttccaTGTAAGCaagtacgtatacgtatacgtgtccGTGTACACACCTCGGTACGTGCTGATGGTACCTGAGCACGCGGAATACGTGTTTGTTCCAATGTCAGCACGTCAATTAAAAATGAACGCCTGCTTAGAGCACAGCCTTATTAAATCCGccccactctctttctctctttctttctctctcactccgtTTATATTCTTCCCTTAACATCGCTTTTCCTACCACCGAATATACGTTTCAACGTTTTGTTACTATTTccttacgtac
The Vespula pensylvanica isolate Volc-1 chromosome 4, ASM1446617v1, whole genome shotgun sequence DNA segment above includes these coding regions:
- the LOC122628815 gene encoding uncharacterized protein LOC122628815 isoform X12, which produces MSLRSLHRRVSHPCHGIESRHAAKHEKRPSQKLETSWPFSLEGEGGGGGGGGGVGGRSVSSTTGGGGGGGGGGGGGGGGGGGGGGSVGGRRAPSLRLVNGRATTGISLHTSSTESVRSPHHHLGQQQTANNYNNNNNNNNNNNNNNNNNNNNNNNNNHNNNNNCHAGNNPAANNHPRLNKDDSIKISIENTNTCTDSLVTALDDEALLITDFLGDTGNEMNYKGSGKVHFGVDDVSLYGTPKEEPGPGLPGQEVKQSFLKNQLQALFQPTDNKLAMKLFGSKKALMKERIRQKAAGHWVIHPCSSFRFYWDLCMLLLLVANLIILPVAISFFNDDLSTRWIAFNCLSDTIFLIDIVVNFRTGIMQQDNAEQVILDPKLIAKHYLRTWFFLDLISSIPLDYIFLIFNQFQDFSESFQILHAGRALRILRLAKLLSLVRLLRLSRLVRYVSQWEEVYITRTIIQVVLLLGALREHVSEWVCRSPFINSRRGTTSVGRHRPNQTEPARCACLVIPKPRPNALS
- the LOC122628815 gene encoding uncharacterized protein LOC122628815 isoform X13, producing MSLRSLHRRVSHPCHGIESRHAAKHEKRPSQKLETSWPFSLEGEGGGGGGGGGVGGRSVSSTTGGGGGGGGGGGGGGGGGGGGGGSVGGRRAPSLRLVNGRATTGISLHTSSTESVRSPHHHLGQQQTANNYNNNNNNNNNNNNNNNNNNNNNNNNNHNNNNNCHAGNNPAANNHPRLNKDDSIKISIENTNTCTDSLVTALDDEALLITDFLGDTGNEMNYKGSGKVHFGVDDVSLYGTPKEEPGPGLPGQEVKQSFLKNQLQALFQPTDNKLAMKLFGSKKALMKERIRQKAAGHWVIHPCSSFRFYWDLCMLLLLVANLIILPVAISFFNDDLSTRWIAFNCLSDTIFLIDIVVNFRTGIMQQDNAEQVILDPKLIAKHYLRTWFFLDLISSIPLDYIFLIFNQFQDFSESFQILHAGRALRILRLAKLLSLVRLLRLSRLVRYVSQWEEVYITRTIIQVVLLLGALREHVSEWVCRSPFINSRRGTTSVGRHRPNQTEPASS
- the LOC122628815 gene encoding uncharacterized protein LOC122628815 isoform X14 codes for the protein MSLRSLHRRVSHPCHGIESRHAAKHEKRPSQKLETSWPFSLEGEGGGGGGGGGVGGRSVSSTTGGGGGGGGGGGGGGGGGGGGGGSVGGRRAPSLRLVNGRATTGISLHTSSTESVRSPHHHLGQQQTANNYNNNNNNNNNNNNNNNNNNNNNNNNNHNNNNNCHAGNNPAANNHPRLNKDDSIKISIENTNTCTDSLVTALDDEALLITDFLGDTGNEMNYKGSGKVHFGVDDVSLYGTPKEEPGPGLPGQEVKQSFLKNQLQALFQPTDNKLAMKLFGSKKALMKERIRQKAAGHWVIHPCSSFRFYWDLCMLLLLVANLIILPVAISFFNDDLSTRWIAFNCLSDTIFLIDIVVNFRTGIMQQDNAEQVILDPKLIAKHYLRTWFFLDLISSIPLDYIFLIFNQFQDFSESFQILHAGRALRILRLAKLLSLVRLLRLSRLVRYVSQWEEVYRINSTNVEFIHRNPIRSSNTISV